Sequence from the Xenorhabdus nematophila ATCC 19061 genome:
GTTTAAGGGGCAGAACACCTGTCATGACTTTCAATAAGGTCGATTTTCCGCTGCCATTATTGCCGATAACCGCAAGACGTTCATTATTATGAATTGTCAGACTAATCGGGATGTTTGAACCAAAAGGTAAAATAACATCCTGTAAGTAAAGTAACGGTGGGGTAGCAGTTTGTGGGGTAGCCACAGTAATGGATAACGGATCAATAATTTCTAATTTCGTTCTGGCATCTGTTGCCAGTGAGGTATGCCTCTGTACTCGTTCTTCATGTAATTTTGCTTGCCGTGACAAAGTAGCTCCTGAACGATCCCGTTCACGGTCAAGAAGCAGTTTAGCTTGGTTGGCATTTTCTCGCCGTTGCTTACCTTGACTCAGCCTTTTACTGACTTTTTCATAATCTTTTTGCTTATCTTGCAGTACTTGTTTCAGATTTTTCTGGGTTTGTTCGACTTCGCGTTGAATACCCAGCCGGAGTTGTTCCTTACTTTCCAGCCACGTTTCCCATCCACCGATACTACGCGACAGCCCTAACCCGCTGAGCTCATATACAATTGAAGTATGTTGTAACAGCTGAGTATTGTGGGTAACCAGCAAAACACCACCATTGAACGCTGCCAGCCATCGGGCTAACCAAAGACGCCCTTGTCGATCAAGATGATTACTGGGTTCATCCAAAATCATAAAACCCACACCTTGTTTTTTTAGTGTTAATAACCTAATCCGTGTTTGCTCTCCACCGCTCAGCGAATCAAAAGGTCGGTTTAGTATATTCGGATTGAGTTCACCTTCTGCTAACAGAGATTCGACCTGATATTGCCAGTCCCACTTACCTTCCATCATAT
This genomic interval carries:
- a CDS encoding ATP-binding cassette domain-containing protein: MQHAVQSMIEARQIAYQFPGEVTPLFSGIDMFLNAEQHALVGRNGIGKSWLASVLAQQISPTEGSVKHFCDVGYLSQSLSSFAGNAADMLGLSKIMRANERVLAGIGNTDDFDMMEGKWDWQYQVESLLAEGELNPNILNRPFDSLSGGEQTRIRLLTLKKQGVGFMILDEPSNHLDRQGRLWLARWLAAFNGGVLLVTHNTQLLQHTSIVYELSGLGLSRSIGGWETWLESKEQLRLGIQREVEQTQKNLKQVLQDKQKDYEKVSKRLSQGKQRRENANQAKLLLDRERDRSGATLSRQAKLHEERVQRHTSLATDARTKLEIIDPLSITVATPQTATPPLLYLQDVILPFGSNIPISLTIHNNERLAVIGNNGSGKSTLLKVMTGVLPLKQGTCRITPSYRLMDQHFSFLDKNQSALHNFQLQSPGWTEDRYRTRLAQLRIRGEEALKPVGYLSGGEQLKVALACLFCGPYAPALLLLDEPDNHLDIESRELLQKALHDYTGAMVLISHDEQFIQNVGNMQKLALTSKSLY